The genomic window TAAAAACTACTCTACATTCTTTGAAAGGAGTTGAACACGCCCTAAATGTTGTGTGAAAAAGATAAATTCTCTTTTTAGCATCGCTCACTGCAATAATTTACTATTTTCACTTTGCATTTTACGGGCTTTGTATCCTATATGAGTAATATCCAAAACATGTCCCTAGAGGACATCATGGGAGAGCGCTTTGGTCGCTACTCCAAGTACATCATTCAAGACCGGGCTTTGCCAGATATTCGTGATGGATTGAAGCCGGTTCAGCGTCGTATTCTTTATTCTATGAATAAGGATGGCAATACCTTTGACAAGAGCTACCGCAAGTCGGCCAAGTCAGTCGGGAATATCATGGGGAATTTCCACCCACACGGTGATTCTTCTATCTATGATGCCATGGTTCGTATGTCACAGGACTGGAAAAACCGTGAGATTCTGGTTGAAATGCACGGTAATAACGGTTCTATGGACGGAGATCCGCCTGCGGCTATGCGTTATACCGAGGCTCGTTTGTCTGAGATTGCTGGTTATCTTCTTCAAGATATCGAAAAGAAGACAGTTCCCTTTGCTTGGAACTTTGACGATACCGAGAAAGAACCGACGGTTTTGCCAGCAGCATTTCCAAACCTCTTGGTCAATGGTTCGACTGGGATTTCGGCTGGTTATGCTACAGACATTCCACCGCATAATTTGGCTGAAGTCATTGATGCGACGGTTTACACGATTGACCACCCAACAGCCAAGGTGGACAAACTCATGGAATTCTTGCCTGGACCTGACTTCCCTACAGGGGCTATCATCCAGGGTCGTGATGAAATCAAGAAAGCCTATGAAACTGGGAAAGGGCGCGTCGTTGTTCGTTCTAAGACGGAGGTTGAAAAGCTAAAAGGCGGTAAGGAACAAATCGTTATCACTGAGATTCCTTATGAAATCAATAAAGCCAATCTGGTCAAGAAAATTGATGATGTTCGCGTCAATAACAAGGTGGCAGGTATTGCTGAGGTTCGTGATGAGTCTGACCGTGACGGTCTTCGTATTGCTATTGAGCTTAAGAAAGATGCTAATACCGAGCTTGTACTCAACTATCTCTTCAAATACACCGACTTGCAAATCAACTACAACTTTAACATGGTGGCGATTGACAATTTCACACCTCGTCAGGTTGGGATTGTCCCAATCCTGTCTAGCTATATCGCCCACCGTCGTGAAGTGATTTTGGCTCGTTCACGCTTTGACAAGGAAAAGGCTGAGAAACGTCTTCATATCGTTGAAGGTTTGATTCGCGTGATTTCGATTTTGGACGAAGTTATTGCTCTTATCCGTGCCTCTGAGAATAAGGCTGACGCCAAGGAAAACCTCAAGGTCAGCTATGAGTTTACAGAAGAGCAGGCTGAGGCCATCGTTACCTTGCAACTTTACCGTTTGACCAATACAGACGTGGTTATCTTGCAGGAAGAAGAAGCAGAATTGCGTGAAAAGATTGCCATGCTTGCGGCTATCATCGGTGATGAACGGACTATGTACAATCTCATGAAGAAAGAACTTCGTGAGGTTAAAAAGAAATTTGCGACACCACGTTTGAGTACTTTGGAAGATACTGCGAAAGCAATCGAGATTGATACAGCTAGTTTGATTGCCGAGGAAGATACTTATGTCAGCGTAACCAAGGCAGGCTATATCAAGCGTACTAGCCCACGTTCCTTTGCAGCTTCTACGCTGGAAGAAATTGGTAAACGTGATGATGATCGTTTGATCTTTGTTCAAGCTACTAAGACAACCCAGCACCTCTTGATGTTTACGACTCTTGGGAATGTCATCTATCGACCAATCCACGAATTGGCAGATATTCGTTGGAAGGATATCGGAGAGCACCTAAGCCAAACTGTCACAAACTTCGAAACTAATGAAGAAATCCTTTATGTTGAAGTGGTAGATCAGTTTGATGATGCGACAACCTACTTTGCTGCAACTCGTCTTGGTCAAATTAAACGTGTAGAACGCAAAGAATTCACTCCATGGCGGACCTACAAGTCTAAGTCTGTCAAGTATGCCAAACTCAAAGACGAGACAGACCAGATAGTAGCAGTGGCTCCAATCAAACTAGATGATGTTCTCTTGATTAGTCAAAACGGTTATGCCCTTCGTTTTAATATCGAAGAGGTTCCAGTTGTTGGTTCCAAGGCGGCAGGGGTCAAGGCTATGAACCTGAAAGCAGATGATGTCCTCCAATCCGCATTTATCTGTAACACCTCATCCTTCTACCTCTTGACCCAACGTGGTAGCTTGAAACGTGTCTCTTGTGAGGAAATTCCGGCGACCAGCCGTGCTAGACGAGGCCTACAAGTCTTGCGTGAGTTGAAAAACAAACCGCACCGAGTCTTCTTGGCTGGAGCAGTTGCAGAGCAAGGTTTCGTTGGTGATCTCTTTAGTACAGAAGTAGAAGAAAACGACCAAACGTTACTTGTCCAATCTAACAAGGGAACAATCTATGAGAGTCGATTGCAAGACCTCAACTTGTCAGAACGTACTAGCAATGGAAGCTTTATTTCAGACACCATTTCAGATGAAGAAGTTTTCGATGCTTACCTCAAAGAAGTCTTTGAAGAAGATAAAGCAAATCCTTAAAAAGAATCAGTCCAAGGGCTGATTTCTTTTGTGTTGAAAAATTTTCAGAAAATTACAAATAATACTTGAAATTTTACTAGAAAAGTGTAGAATAGAACACATAGTTTGAATAGTATAAAGGAGAAACACATGACAGTTGCAATTGATTGGGAAAACCTTGGATTTGCTTATATGAAACTACCTTACCGTTATATAGCTCACTACAGAAATGGACAATGGGATCAAGGAGAATTGACAGAGGATGCAACCTTGCATATTTCAGAGTCTTCTCCAAGTCTCCACTATGGACAGCAGGCATTTGAAGGTTTGAAAGCCTATCGTACGAAGGATGGCAGTGTTCAATTGTTCCGTCCTGACGAAAATGCCAAGCGTCTGCAACGTACCTGCGACCGTCTTTTGATGCCACAAGTTCCGACAGAAATGTTTGTAGAAGCTTGTAAAGCAGTTGTGCGTGCAAATGAAGAATACGTCCCACCATATGGAACAGGTGGAACCCTTTATCTTCGTCCGCTGTTGATTGGTGTTGGGGATATTATTGGGGTTAAACCAGCAGAAGAGTATATTTTCACCATCTTTGCTATGCCGGTTGGTAACTATTTTAAAGGTGGTTTAGTCCCAACCAACTTCTTGATTCAGGATGAATACGACCGGGCAGCTCCAAATGGTACTGGAGCAGCTAAGGTAGGTGGGAACTATGCTGCTAGTCTCCTTCCAGGTAAAATGGCCAAGTCACGCCAATTTTCAGATGTTATCTACCTAGACCCATCTACACATACAAAGATTGAAGAAGTCGGATCAGCCAACTTCTTTGGAATCACGGCAGACAATGAATTTGTTACACCACTGAGTCCATCCATTTTGCCATCTATTACCAAGTACTCTTTGCTTTACTTGGCTGAACACCGCTTGGGCTTGACACCGGTTGAAGGTGATGTTCCAATCGATAATTTGGATCGTTTTGTAGAGGCAGGAGCTTGTGGAACAGCAGCGGTTATTTCGCCAATTGGAGGTATCCAACATGGCGATGATTTCCATGTTTTCTACAGTGAAACAGAAGTAGGACCTGTTACACGTAAACTCTATGATGAATTGACTGGTATCCAATTTGGTGATGTAGAAGCGCCTGAAGGATGGATTGTCAAAGTGGACTAAAAGACATGAAGTAAAGAAGAACTCCGTAGCAGTTGTAATGGCTGAAATGGAGTTTTTTCTTGCTAGTTTGAGCATTTTCTTGTACAATAGAAAAAGTGAAAAGAGGTACAGTATGAGTAAAAAAGATAAGAAAATTGAAATCCAATTAACCGATGCAAAAGTGACTGTTGGGAAAGACAGCTATGAAGGATACGTTTTGACGATCGGGAAAAAGGTCATTGGGGAAATTGCCGAATTAGATAGCCAATTTGCCATCATAAAGAATGGAAATGTCGATAGTTTTTATAAAAAACTTGAAAAAGCTGTGGAAATTTTGATTGAAAACTATAATTTGACAAAATAATACTTGTTTTATTGAAAATTTCATGATATAATAGTTCTCGTTAAACATTGGAGAGATAGCGAAGAGGCTAAACGCGGCGGACTGTAAATCCGCTCCTTCGGGTTCGGGGGTTCGAATCCCTCTCTCTCCATTCATCAATGGGGTATAGCCAAGCGGTAAGGCAAGGGACTTTGACTCCCTCATGCGTTGGTTCGAATCCAGCTACCCCAGTTCTTAGGTAATAAATTCAAGATAAAAAGAAAAATATCTTAGGGTATTTTATTTTTATAATTGAAAGACGTGAACGATATGAACATGTCTTTGCGGGTGCTTAGGAAAAAAATTATAAGTATGTCAAGTTTTTGAAAAACTTGATTGTTGGAGGATTTTTTAGATGAACGAATTTGAAGATTTGCTAAATAGCGTTAGCCAAGTTGAGCCTGGTGATGTTGTTAGTGCTGAAGTATTGACAGTTGATGCGACTCAAGCTAACGTTGCAATCTCTGGGACTGGTGTTGAAGGTGTCTTGACTCTTCGCGAATTGACAAACGATCGCGATGCAGATATTAATGACTTTGTGAAAGTAGGAGAAGTATTGGATGTTCTTGTACTTCGTCAAGTAGTTGGTAAAGATACTGATACAGTTACATACCTTGTATCTAAAAAACGCCTTGAAGCTCGCAAAGCATGGGACAAACTTGTAGGACGCGAAGAAGAAGTTGTTACTGTTAAAGGAACTCGTGCCGTTAAAGGTGGACTTTCAGTAGAATTTGAAGGTGTTCGTGGATTCATCCCAGCTTCAATGTTGGATACTCGTTTCGTACGTAACACTGAACGTTTCGTAGGTCAAGAATTTGATGCTAAAATCAAAGAAGTTGATCCTAAAGAAAACCGCTTCATCCTTTCACGTCGTGAAGTTGTTGAAGCAGCTACTGCAGCAGCTCGTGCTGAAGTATTCGGTAAATTGGCTGTTGGTGATGTCGTAACTGGTAAAGTTGCTCGTATCACTAGCTTTGGTGCTTTCATCGACCTTGGTGGTGTTGACGGATTGGTCCACTTGACTGAATTGTCACACGAACGTAACGTATCACCTAAATCAGTTGTAACTGTTGGTGAAGAAATTGAAGTGAAGATCCTTGATCTTAACGAAGAAGAAGGTCGCGTATCACTTTCACTTAAAGCAACAACACCTGGACCATGGGATGGCGTTGAGCAAAAATTGGCTAAAGGTGATGTAGTAGAAGGAACAGTTAAACGTTTGACTGACTTCGGTGCATTTGTTGAAGTATTGCCAGGTATCGATGGACTTGTTCACGTATCACAAATTTCACACAAACGTATCGAAAATCCAAAAGAAGCTCTTACTGTTGGTCAAGAAGTTACTGTTAAAGTCCTTGATGTTAACGCTGACGCAGAACGTGTATCACTTTCTATCAAAGCTCTTGAAGAACGTCCAGCTCAAGAAGAAGGACAAAAAGAAGAAAAACGTGCTGCTCGTCCACGTCGTCCAAAACGTCAAGAAAAACGTGATTTCGAACTTCCAGAAACACAAACAGGATTCTCAATGGCTGACTTGTTCGGTGATATCGAACTTTAATCAAATTGATAATCACAAAATCCTTTGTTTAAAACAAGGGATTTTTCTTTTGTCTCTTTCTCATTTTTGATATAATAGTTCTATGTTAGATTCAGAAAAACAATCACAATATCAAATGTTAAATGAGGAACTCTCTTATTTACTAGAAGGTGAGACCAATGTTCTTGCCAATCTTTCAAATGCTAGTGCCCTCCTAAAATCTCGCTTTCCCAATACTGTATTTGCAGGGTTTTATCTGTTTGATGGTAGCGAGTTGATTTTAGGGCCTTTTCAGGGTGGTGTTTCTTGTATTCGCATTCCGCTTGGGAAAGGCGTGTGTGGAGAAGCTGCTGAGTTTCAAGAGACTGTTTTGGTTGGCGATGTGAGCACCTATCCAAACTACATTTCTTGTGATAGTATGGCCAAGAGTGAAATCGTGGTTCCCATGCTCAAGAATGGTCAATTGCTGGGTGTCTTAGACCTAGATTCTTCACTTATTGATGATTACAATGCCGTTGACCGTGATTACTTGGAACAATTTGTCGCTATTTTGCTTGAGAAGACAGAATGGGACTTTACGATGTTTGAGGAGAAAGCCT from Streptococcus oralis includes these protein-coding regions:
- the parC gene encoding DNA topoisomerase IV subunit A — its product is MSNIQNMSLEDIMGERFGRYSKYIIQDRALPDIRDGLKPVQRRILYSMNKDGNTFDKSYRKSAKSVGNIMGNFHPHGDSSIYDAMVRMSQDWKNREILVEMHGNNGSMDGDPPAAMRYTEARLSEIAGYLLQDIEKKTVPFAWNFDDTEKEPTVLPAAFPNLLVNGSTGISAGYATDIPPHNLAEVIDATVYTIDHPTAKVDKLMEFLPGPDFPTGAIIQGRDEIKKAYETGKGRVVVRSKTEVEKLKGGKEQIVITEIPYEINKANLVKKIDDVRVNNKVAGIAEVRDESDRDGLRIAIELKKDANTELVLNYLFKYTDLQINYNFNMVAIDNFTPRQVGIVPILSSYIAHRREVILARSRFDKEKAEKRLHIVEGLIRVISILDEVIALIRASENKADAKENLKVSYEFTEEQAEAIVTLQLYRLTNTDVVILQEEEAELREKIAMLAAIIGDERTMYNLMKKELREVKKKFATPRLSTLEDTAKAIEIDTASLIAEEDTYVSVTKAGYIKRTSPRSFAASTLEEIGKRDDDRLIFVQATKTTQHLLMFTTLGNVIYRPIHELADIRWKDIGEHLSQTVTNFETNEEILYVEVVDQFDDATTYFAATRLGQIKRVERKEFTPWRTYKSKSVKYAKLKDETDQIVAVAPIKLDDVLLISQNGYALRFNIEEVPVVGSKAAGVKAMNLKADDVLQSAFICNTSSFYLLTQRGSLKRVSCEEIPATSRARRGLQVLRELKNKPHRVFLAGAVAEQGFVGDLFSTEVEENDQTLLVQSNKGTIYESRLQDLNLSERTSNGSFISDTISDEEVFDAYLKEVFEEDKANP
- a CDS encoding branched-chain amino acid aminotransferase produces the protein MTVAIDWENLGFAYMKLPYRYIAHYRNGQWDQGELTEDATLHISESSPSLHYGQQAFEGLKAYRTKDGSVQLFRPDENAKRLQRTCDRLLMPQVPTEMFVEACKAVVRANEEYVPPYGTGGTLYLRPLLIGVGDIIGVKPAEEYIFTIFAMPVGNYFKGGLVPTNFLIQDEYDRAAPNGTGAAKVGGNYAASLLPGKMAKSRQFSDVIYLDPSTHTKIEEVGSANFFGITADNEFVTPLSPSILPSITKYSLLYLAEHRLGLTPVEGDVPIDNLDRFVEAGACGTAAVISPIGGIQHGDDFHVFYSETEVGPVTRKLYDELTGIQFGDVEAPEGWIVKVD
- a CDS encoding DUF2969 domain-containing protein, with the protein product MSKKDKKIEIQLTDAKVTVGKDSYEGYVLTIGKKVIGEIAELDSQFAIIKNGNVDSFYKKLEKAVEILIENYNLTK
- the rpsA gene encoding 30S ribosomal protein S1, whose translation is MNEFEDLLNSVSQVEPGDVVSAEVLTVDATQANVAISGTGVEGVLTLRELTNDRDADINDFVKVGEVLDVLVLRQVVGKDTDTVTYLVSKKRLEARKAWDKLVGREEEVVTVKGTRAVKGGLSVEFEGVRGFIPASMLDTRFVRNTERFVGQEFDAKIKEVDPKENRFILSRREVVEAATAAARAEVFGKLAVGDVVTGKVARITSFGAFIDLGGVDGLVHLTELSHERNVSPKSVVTVGEEIEVKILDLNEEEGRVSLSLKATTPGPWDGVEQKLAKGDVVEGTVKRLTDFGAFVEVLPGIDGLVHVSQISHKRIENPKEALTVGQEVTVKVLDVNADAERVSLSIKALEERPAQEEGQKEEKRAARPRRPKRQEKRDFELPETQTGFSMADLFGDIEL
- a CDS encoding GAF domain-containing protein, with product MLDSEKQSQYQMLNEELSYLLEGETNVLANLSNASALLKSRFPNTVFAGFYLFDGSELILGPFQGGVSCIRIPLGKGVCGEAAEFQETVLVGDVSTYPNYISCDSMAKSEIVVPMLKNGQLLGVLDLDSSLIDDYNAVDRDYLEQFVAILLEKTEWDFTMFEEKA